Within Butyrivibrio fibrisolvens, the genomic segment TCTTTAAAAAAGCTTTATACAATTCTTATAAATGGAGAGCAGGAAAAAAGATCCTGTTTCTCCATTTTTTAACCTCATGTCGCGAGCAAAGCGAGTGACTAATGGTTCAAATTGGTGGAGTTCGCGACACCAATTTGGGTTTGAAAGTGGAACACTTTCAAACTTATAATTCCAGAAGATTTATTTAGTGCGATGTTTTTTCGTATTTGATTAAAATGAATGAGTCAGTACACTGCGCTATATTCTACAATAGATTCTTTTTGTGAAATTATGTAAGTAAGATGTCCTGGTGTCTGATATAATAAATTCGGCTTTTATATGAGTCATATAATGAATTCGACTCAAAAGATTAATTTGAATACATGAGGTTATAATGGATATTCCAACAGAATCTAATCTGATATTTGCTAAAATAATAATAGATATATCTCATGAACAGGTCGACAGAACCTTCTGTTATAAGATTCCCGATCATCTTCGCGGAAGTATAGATATAGGAACCTGCGTACTTGTACCTTTTGGAAGAGGCAATAATGTACGTACAGGTTATGTTATGGAGCTAACGGACACAGCAGATTTTGATCCTGATAAGATCAAGGAGATAAAAGGTATTGCTACTGAGAATCTGCCGGCAGAGGATGTGTTTATAAAACTTGCTGTATGGATGAAGCAAAGGTATGGCTCTACCATGTATGCAGCTCTTAAGACAGTACTTCCTGCACATAAGAAGCAGGCCGCTCTAAAGCATAAATATATATCGCTAAAAATGGCTGAGCGTGAGGCTAGAGAGTATTTTTATGAATGCAAGTCCAAAAACAGGAAAGCGCAGGAAAGGCTCCTTTCTGAGCTTTTGTCGGAGCCTGGTGAAAGGATACCTTATGAGCTTGTAACAGGTAAACTCAACATTTCTGCTGCTACGATCAGAAGCCTTAAGGATAAAGGCATTATAAGCGTAACAGAAGAAGAATATTACAGGAATCCTGTAAACATAAGTGAAGTAACAGCAAAGAAGCTGAATCTTTCGGATGAGCAACAATACGTAGTTGATAAGGTCATGAATGATTATGATGACAATATCAGGAAGACCTATCTGCTTCATGGGATCACAGGAAGCGGTAAAACTGAAGTCTATATTCGTTTGATCGAAAAGATCATAGAGCGTGGCAAGCAGGCGATAGTTCTGATTCCTGAAATCTCACTGACCTATCAGACCCTGATGAGATTTTATCGTCACTTTGGAGACAGAGTATCAGTTATGAATTCGACTCTTTCACCGGGTGAAAAATTTGATCAGTTTGAAAGGGCAAGAAACGGACAGCTTGATATTATAATAGGTCCTCGTTCAGCTCTTTTTACTCCATTTAGTAATCTTGGGCTTATAATAATAGATGAGGAACATGAGCCTGCATATAAATCGGAGCAGATGCCAAAGTATCATGCAAGGGAAGCTGCTATAGAGCTGGCAAGACTTGTCAAAGGAGGCGCAAGCGTAGTACTTGGAAGTGCGACGCCTTCTCTTGAAGCTTATTACAAAGCTATTACAGGTGAATTCGAACTATTTGAACTCACCAAAAGACTTACCGGCGGAACACTTCCTGAAGTAGAATGCGTTGATCTAAGAGATGAGCTTAGAAGCGGTAACAGGTCTATTTTTTCAAGAAGTCTTAGAGAGGGAATAGAGGATAGGCTCCAAAGACATGAACAGCTTATGCTCTTCATAAACAGAAGGGGACTTGCCGGATTTGTATCCTGCAGAAGCTGCGGACATGTGTTTAAATGCCCGCACTGCGATGTATCTTTGTCAGAGCATAAAGGGGGACGTCTGGTATGCCACTACTGCGGATATTCGGAACCTGTAACAAGAATCTGCCCTGAATGCGGATCTAAGTATGTATCAGCCTTTAGAGCTGGTACCCAGCAGATAGAAAAGGAAGTGTTAAAATATTGGCCGCAGGCCAGAGTCCTAAGAATGGATGCGGATACGACCAGAACAAAAGACTCCTATCAGAAGATACTGACAGCATTTTCTAATGAAGAAGCCGATATTCTTATAGGAACGCAGATGATAGTTAAGGGACATGACTTTCCTAAGGTTACACTTGTAGGCGTTCTGGCTGCTGATATGTCTCTATATGCCAATGACTACAGGGCAGCAGAGAGAACTTTCCAGTTACTGACTCAGGCAGCAGGAAGGGCTGGAAGGGGCAAACTTCCCGGCAAAGTAATCGTGCAGAGTTATCAGCCTGATCACTATGCCATACAGACAGCTGCTAGGCAGGATTATAACGCGTTTTATGATGAAGAGATTGCATATAGAAGACTTCTTGCATATCCTCCTGTAGCGCATATGATGGCAGTACAGATAACTTCAAGATATGAAGACAGCGGTATTAGCTTTGCAAACAGACTTAGGACTATTCTGGAACAACCTGTTGTTGCAGGAATTGGCACTGAAGATGCTATGTTTAATGCTTCTTATAACCACAGACATAATTTGGATACAGGTAATGATACAATGTCTGCTTACGTTAATGGAAGCCTTATGGAAAGCGCAAAAACGGTGATCATAGGACCTGCTGCAGCTAATATATCAAAAATTAATGATGTTTTCAGATTTGTTATATATGTTAAGTCGGCGGATTATGCTATATTAACTAGGATGAAGGACAAAATC encodes:
- the priA gene encoding replication restart helicase PriA, with protein sequence MDIPTESNLIFAKIIIDISHEQVDRTFCYKIPDHLRGSIDIGTCVLVPFGRGNNVRTGYVMELTDTADFDPDKIKEIKGIATENLPAEDVFIKLAVWMKQRYGSTMYAALKTVLPAHKKQAALKHKYISLKMAEREAREYFYECKSKNRKAQERLLSELLSEPGERIPYELVTGKLNISAATIRSLKDKGIISVTEEEYYRNPVNISEVTAKKLNLSDEQQYVVDKVMNDYDDNIRKTYLLHGITGSGKTEVYIRLIEKIIERGKQAIVLIPEISLTYQTLMRFYRHFGDRVSVMNSTLSPGEKFDQFERARNGQLDIIIGPRSALFTPFSNLGLIIIDEEHEPAYKSEQMPKYHAREAAIELARLVKGGASVVLGSATPSLEAYYKAITGEFELFELTKRLTGGTLPEVECVDLRDELRSGNRSIFSRSLREGIEDRLQRHEQLMLFINRRGLAGFVSCRSCGHVFKCPHCDVSLSEHKGGRLVCHYCGYSEPVTRICPECGSKYVSAFRAGTQQIEKEVLKYWPQARVLRMDADTTRTKDSYQKILTAFSNEEADILIGTQMIVKGHDFPKVTLVGVLAADMSLYANDYRAAERTFQLLTQAAGRAGRGKLPGKVIVQSYQPDHYAIQTAARQDYNAFYDEEIAYRRLLAYPPVAHMMAVQITSRYEDSGISFANRLRTILEQPVVAGIGTEDAMFNASYNHRHNLDTGNDTMSAYVNGSLMESAKTVIIGPAAANISKINDVFRFVIYVKSADYAILTRMKDKIERYTARLIEAGQYRGYSVQFDFDPINGF